A genomic segment from Blastococcus sp. PRF04-17 encodes:
- a CDS encoding pirin family protein, translated as MSGLEQRVVLAPGDGSLGPLLRIADDRLDPGAGYGLHHHQAVDVVAVVLSGAIGHRYGDGAQVSAGDVAVLRAGSGLRHDEVAGDDGARVLQCYLRSADPGAAPSHEVHRAVSGWVDLGRTDARVWITRVAPGRSVDVPDGLLVVRGIDEAMVEQQSGRSVSGPAAVLVWRLETTRPTWAE; from the coding sequence GTGAGCGGGCTCGAGCAGCGCGTGGTGCTGGCACCCGGTGACGGGTCGCTCGGCCCGCTCCTGCGGATCGCCGACGACCGGCTCGACCCGGGCGCGGGCTACGGCCTGCACCACCACCAGGCGGTCGACGTCGTCGCCGTCGTCCTCTCCGGGGCGATCGGCCACCGGTACGGGGACGGCGCGCAGGTGTCGGCCGGCGACGTGGCGGTCCTGCGCGCGGGCAGCGGGCTGAGGCACGACGAGGTCGCCGGGGACGACGGCGCGCGCGTGCTGCAGTGCTACCTGCGCAGCGCGGACCCGGGTGCGGCGCCGTCCCACGAGGTGCACCGCGCCGTCTCGGGGTGGGTGGACCTGGGACGGACCGACGCCCGGGTGTGGATCACCCGCGTTGCGCCCGGGCGGTCGGTCGACGTCCCCGACGGTCTGCTCGTGGTCCGGGGCATCGACGAGGCCATGGTCGAGCAGCAGTCCGGCCGCTCGGTCAGCGGGCCGGCGGCGGTGCTCGTCTGGCGGCTGGAGACCACGCGGCCGACCTGGGCCGAGTGA
- a CDS encoding phosphatase PAP2 family protein produces MVNVPPDGGAALTRSRATRAVPAALGSTVVCLVVLALLGAGVRSGSEAQMRLDAAVSEALYVGDDRAGGLGGLLEVLTAPGSWWFRAVVFLPLLVLLFRRRSFWTAGWLVAAVALVGPLTSLLKEYFGRVRPDFSEGGARLDSLSYPSGHSSGIATLVAVALILAWPLLASRARRWALAGGIVLVLLVGLTRMWLGVHFLSDVLGGWAFGVAWSLLTALLFGAFAEGRAALRPMS; encoded by the coding sequence GTGGTGAACGTTCCCCCGGACGGCGGCGCTGCGCTCACCCGCTCGCGTGCGACCCGCGCGGTGCCCGCTGCGCTCGGTAGCACGGTCGTCTGCCTGGTGGTGCTGGCGCTGCTGGGGGCCGGCGTGCGATCGGGCTCGGAGGCGCAGATGCGCCTGGACGCCGCGGTCAGCGAGGCGCTCTACGTCGGCGACGACCGGGCCGGTGGCCTCGGCGGCCTCCTGGAGGTGCTGACCGCGCCGGGGTCGTGGTGGTTCCGTGCGGTGGTCTTCCTGCCGCTTCTGGTCCTCCTGTTCCGGCGCCGGTCGTTCTGGACGGCGGGCTGGCTGGTGGCCGCGGTCGCCCTCGTCGGCCCGCTGACGTCGCTGCTCAAGGAGTACTTCGGCCGGGTGCGCCCCGACTTCTCCGAGGGCGGTGCGCGGCTGGACTCGCTGAGCTACCCCAGCGGTCACTCGTCGGGCATCGCGACGCTGGTGGCGGTCGCCCTGATCCTCGCCTGGCCGCTCCTCGCGTCGCGCGCCCGCCGCTGGGCGCTGGCCGGCGGGATCGTCCTCGTCCTGCTGGTCGGGCTCACCCGGATGTGGCTGGGCGTGCACTTCCTCTCCGACGTCCTCGGCGGCTGGGCCTTCGGAGTGGCGTGGTCGCTGCTCACCGCCCTGCTGTTCGGGGCCTTCGCCGAGGGCCGGGCCGCGCTGCGGCCGATGTCGTGA
- a CDS encoding PucR family transcriptional regulator, with translation MSARPPTEATLRRLERSSGSLATQAVARMDEELPWFRAMPADRRSWVTLVAQAGIASLVEWCRNPGRPPTLTGDVFGAAPRELVRVVALKQTVDLIKVTVDVLEDHVHAVAEPGDEDALHLAVLQFSREVAFATAHVYASFAENRGAWDARLEALVVDALVRGERSDELSGRAAALGWATNTPVLVVVGATPAGVDDPHAVVRRAARSMGTEVLVGVHAEQLVAVLGRHDDLDGVAERISDEFGPGPVVTGPVVDGLNRAGESAAAALAGLRAARAWPEAPRPVAADALLAERALNGDPLARAALHDRVAAPLRAAGGEVLETVRAVLSSGGNLEASARAIFVHPNTVRYRLRRAAELTGLSATDPRGSWTLQVALALAQLDRDRSLWH, from the coding sequence GTGAGTGCGCGCCCGCCGACCGAGGCGACGCTGCGGCGGCTGGAGCGCTCGTCGGGATCGCTCGCCACGCAGGCGGTCGCCCGGATGGACGAGGAACTGCCCTGGTTCCGCGCGATGCCCGCCGACCGGCGCTCGTGGGTCACGCTGGTCGCCCAGGCCGGCATCGCCTCGCTGGTCGAGTGGTGCCGCAACCCGGGCCGCCCGCCGACCCTCACCGGCGACGTCTTCGGCGCCGCCCCCCGCGAGCTCGTGCGGGTGGTCGCGCTCAAGCAGACCGTCGACCTGATCAAGGTGACCGTCGACGTCCTGGAGGACCACGTGCACGCGGTGGCCGAGCCCGGCGACGAGGACGCGCTGCACCTCGCCGTCCTGCAGTTCAGCCGGGAGGTCGCGTTCGCCACCGCGCACGTCTACGCCAGCTTCGCCGAGAACCGGGGCGCCTGGGACGCCCGCCTCGAGGCGCTCGTCGTCGATGCGCTGGTGCGCGGCGAGCGCTCCGACGAGCTGTCCGGCCGTGCCGCCGCGCTGGGCTGGGCGACCAACACCCCGGTCCTGGTGGTCGTCGGGGCCACGCCGGCCGGGGTCGACGACCCGCATGCCGTCGTCCGCCGGGCGGCCCGCTCGATGGGCACCGAGGTGCTGGTCGGGGTGCACGCCGAGCAGCTCGTCGCCGTCCTGGGCCGGCACGACGACCTCGACGGGGTGGCGGAGCGCATCAGCGACGAGTTCGGCCCCGGTCCGGTGGTCACCGGTCCGGTGGTCGACGGCCTGAACCGCGCCGGCGAGTCCGCCGCGGCCGCGCTGGCCGGCCTGCGGGCGGCGCGCGCCTGGCCGGAGGCGCCCCGCCCCGTGGCGGCCGACGCGCTGCTCGCCGAGCGTGCCCTGAACGGCGACCCCCTGGCCCGCGCCGCTCTGCACGACCGGGTCGCGGCACCCCTGCGGGCGGCCGGCGGCGAGGTCCTGGAGACGGTCCGGGCGGTGCTCAGCAGCGGCGGCAACCTGGAGGCGAGCGCGCGGGCGATCTTCGTGCACCCGAACACCGTCCGGTACCGGCTCCGACGAGCCGCCGAACTGACCGGGCTGTCGGCCACCGACCCGCGTGGCAGCTGGACCCTGCAGGTGGCCTTGGCGCTGGCCCAGCTCGACCGGGACCGCTCCCTCTGGCACTGA
- a CDS encoding ACP S-malonyltransferase gives MTRGERRSLEGSYKVGRCPFVPLADPPDDDHWHGEGVLALLAPGQGAQKPGMLTDWLELPGAEDFFRWAGDVAGTDLLSPGTTGDAEAIRDTAVTQPLVVAMTLLVARELGALPEPGSTDGVVVTGHSVGELAAAALAGVVSVEDAIALTAARGRAMAAACAQTPTGMSAVLGGDRDEVLLAIEKHGLTPANMNGAGQIVAAGPLEGLAALKEEPPAKARIMPLSVAGAFHTDYMAPAREELARRVQDLTPADPGRRLLSNADGSPVDSGAEVLSRLVSQITSPVRFDACLATMAELGVTAAVELPPAGALAGLAKREWKGAQVDGQDVEILAVSAPKDLDRARELLRTGRG, from the coding sequence ATGACCCGTGGCGAGCGGCGATCATTGGAGGGTTCCTACAAAGTTGGGCGGTGTCCTTTCGTGCCGCTCGCAGACCCGCCGGACGATGATCACTGGCACGGTGAAGGTGTGCTGGCCCTCCTCGCCCCCGGACAGGGTGCGCAGAAACCCGGAATGCTCACCGACTGGCTCGAACTCCCCGGCGCCGAGGACTTCTTCCGCTGGGCCGGCGACGTCGCGGGCACCGACCTGCTGAGCCCCGGCACGACCGGCGACGCCGAGGCGATCAGGGACACCGCGGTCACCCAGCCCCTGGTGGTGGCGATGACGCTGCTCGTCGCCCGCGAGCTCGGCGCCCTGCCCGAGCCGGGCAGCACCGACGGCGTCGTCGTCACCGGGCACAGCGTCGGTGAGCTCGCGGCCGCCGCCCTCGCCGGCGTCGTGAGCGTCGAGGACGCCATCGCGCTGACCGCCGCCCGCGGGCGGGCCATGGCGGCCGCCTGCGCGCAGACGCCGACCGGCATGTCCGCCGTGCTCGGGGGTGACCGCGACGAGGTCCTGCTGGCGATCGAGAAGCACGGGCTGACGCCGGCCAACATGAACGGCGCCGGCCAGATCGTCGCCGCCGGCCCGCTCGAGGGGCTGGCCGCGCTCAAGGAGGAGCCCCCGGCGAAGGCGCGCATCATGCCGTTGTCGGTCGCGGGGGCCTTCCACACCGACTACATGGCCCCGGCCCGCGAGGAGCTCGCGCGACGGGTCCAGGACCTCACGCCGGCCGACCCGGGCCGCCGACTGCTGTCGAACGCCGACGGATCGCCGGTCGACTCCGGCGCCGAGGTGCTGTCCCGGCTGGTCAGCCAGATCACCAGCCCGGTCCGCTTCGACGCGTGCCTGGCCACCATGGCTGAGCTGGGGGTCACCGCCGCCGTCGAGCTGCCGCCGGCCGGGGCCCTCGCCGGGCTCGCGAAGCGGGAGTGGAAGGGTGCCCAGGTCGACGGCCAGGACGTCGAGATCCTGGCGGTGAGCGCCCCGAAGGACCTCGACCGCGCCCGGGAGCTGCTCAGGACCGGCCGTGGCTGA
- a CDS encoding beta-ketoacyl-ACP synthase III: MSAIQLPAGATGARILGLGAYRPRRRVTNDELAQVMDTNDEWIQTRVGIAERRWASDDETLVEMAVAAGGKAIAASGLAPDEIDLVIVASASLRAPIPGIGPQVAHRLGVPRPGSFDLNAGCAGFCYALSVANDAIRSGSSRNVLVVGVERLTDVTDQTDRTTAVIFADGAGAAVVGAADEPGIGPVAWGSDGDQYSAIEIAAGRSTMTMAGQAVYRWATTKLTATLEEAMEKAGVGPADIDVFAPHQANLRIVESMTKRLGFPESTVVARDIVQAGNTSAASIPLALTALMESGEARSGDLALVLGYGAGLTFAGQVLVLP; the protein is encoded by the coding sequence ATGAGCGCCATCCAGCTTCCCGCCGGGGCGACCGGCGCGCGGATCCTCGGCCTGGGCGCCTACCGGCCCCGCCGCCGGGTCACGAACGACGAGCTCGCGCAGGTGATGGACACCAACGACGAGTGGATCCAGACCCGGGTCGGCATCGCCGAACGACGGTGGGCCTCCGACGACGAGACGCTCGTCGAGATGGCGGTGGCGGCCGGCGGCAAGGCCATCGCGGCCAGCGGTCTCGCCCCCGACGAGATCGACCTCGTCATCGTCGCGAGCGCGTCGCTGCGCGCACCCATCCCGGGCATCGGTCCGCAGGTGGCACACCGCCTGGGTGTGCCCAGGCCGGGCTCGTTCGACCTCAACGCCGGCTGCGCCGGGTTCTGCTACGCACTCAGCGTCGCCAACGACGCCATCCGGTCCGGGTCGTCGCGCAACGTCCTGGTCGTCGGGGTCGAGCGGCTGACCGACGTCACCGACCAGACCGACCGGACCACGGCGGTCATCTTCGCCGACGGCGCGGGTGCCGCCGTGGTCGGCGCCGCCGACGAGCCGGGCATCGGACCGGTGGCGTGGGGCAGTGACGGCGACCAGTACAGCGCGATCGAGATCGCAGCCGGCCGTTCCACGATGACCATGGCCGGCCAGGCCGTGTACCGCTGGGCCACGACCAAGCTCACCGCCACCCTCGAGGAGGCGATGGAGAAGGCCGGCGTGGGTCCGGCCGACATCGACGTGTTCGCGCCGCACCAGGCCAACCTGCGGATCGTCGAGTCGATGACCAAGCGGCTCGGTTTCCCCGAGTCCACCGTCGTCGCCCGCGACATCGTGCAGGCCGGGAACACTTCCGCGGCGTCGATCCCCTTGGCGCTGACGGCGCTCATGGAGTCGGGCGAGGCCCGGTCCGGCGACCTGGCCCTGGTGCTCGGCTACGGCGCCGGTCTCACCTTCGCCGGGCAGGTACTCGTCCTTCCGTGA
- a CDS encoding acyl carrier protein, which yields MASTQEIQSGLAEILEEVAGVTPADATPEKSFTDDLDVDSLSMVEIATAVEDKFGVAIPDDELGNIRTVGDAISYIEKNQ from the coding sequence TTGGCCAGCACCCAGGAGATCCAGTCCGGACTCGCCGAGATCCTGGAGGAGGTCGCCGGCGTGACCCCCGCCGACGCCACCCCCGAGAAGTCGTTCACCGACGACCTCGACGTCGACTCGCTGTCGATGGTCGAGATCGCCACCGCCGTCGAGGACAAGTTCGGCGTCGCCATCCCCGACGACGAGCTCGGCAACATCAGGACCGTCGGCGACGCGATCAGCTACATCGAGAAGAACCAGTAA
- a CDS encoding beta-ketoacyl-[acyl-carrier-protein] synthase family protein — translation MSTPATDVVVTGLGATTPLGGDVATTWDALLAGKSGVSRITDDWIKDYPAQLVARLAADPAEQIDRVRARRLDRSQQVAVVAAEEAWRHSGAADAGVEPERIAVVFGTGIGGALTLLGQDDVLEQKGPKRVSPFTIPMLMPNGPAAAVGLAIGAKGGVHAPVSACASGAEAIRWGLDLLRFDRADVVLVGGTEACVHPLPMAGFAAMRAMSTRNDEPERASRPFDKARDGFVLGEGAAAIVLERADAATARGARVHARLAGAGATADGYDLVAPHPEGEGAGRAIGAALRDAGLTPADIGHVNAHATSTPVGDTAEAAAIRNSIGEHVLVSATKSQTGHLLGAAGALESVFTILALREQIVPATANLDDPDDDASVQALDIVRHEPRRATLSAAVNDSFGFGGHNIALVFTTA, via the coding sequence ATGAGCACGCCCGCCACCGACGTCGTCGTCACCGGCCTGGGTGCCACCACGCCCCTGGGGGGCGACGTCGCCACCACCTGGGACGCCCTGCTCGCCGGGAAGTCGGGGGTCAGCCGGATCACCGACGACTGGATCAAGGACTACCCCGCCCAGCTCGTCGCCCGCCTCGCCGCGGACCCGGCCGAGCAGATCGATCGCGTCCGCGCCCGGCGGCTCGACCGCAGCCAGCAGGTGGCCGTCGTCGCCGCCGAGGAGGCCTGGCGGCACTCCGGGGCTGCCGACGCCGGCGTCGAGCCCGAGCGGATCGCCGTCGTGTTCGGCACTGGCATCGGCGGCGCACTCACGCTGCTGGGGCAGGACGACGTCCTCGAGCAGAAGGGCCCCAAGCGCGTCTCGCCCTTCACCATCCCCATGCTCATGCCCAACGGGCCCGCGGCCGCGGTCGGCCTGGCGATCGGCGCCAAGGGCGGCGTGCACGCACCGGTGAGCGCCTGCGCGTCGGGGGCCGAGGCGATCCGCTGGGGCCTGGACCTGCTGCGCTTCGACCGTGCGGACGTCGTCCTGGTCGGAGGAACCGAGGCCTGCGTGCACCCGCTGCCCATGGCCGGTTTCGCCGCCATGCGGGCGATGTCGACCCGCAACGACGAGCCCGAGCGCGCCTCGCGGCCGTTCGACAAGGCACGCGACGGCTTCGTGCTCGGTGAGGGGGCGGCGGCGATCGTGCTCGAGCGGGCCGACGCGGCCACGGCCCGGGGGGCCCGGGTCCACGCCCGCCTCGCGGGCGCGGGCGCGACCGCCGACGGCTACGACCTCGTCGCCCCGCACCCCGAGGGCGAGGGCGCCGGCCGCGCCATCGGCGCCGCGCTGCGCGACGCCGGGCTGACCCCGGCCGACATCGGGCACGTCAACGCCCATGCCACGTCGACGCCGGTCGGCGACACCGCGGAGGCGGCCGCGATCCGCAACTCGATCGGCGAGCACGTCCTGGTCAGCGCCACGAAGAGCCAGACCGGGCACCTGCTAGGGGCGGCGGGAGCGCTGGAGTCGGTGTTCACCATCCTGGCGCTGCGCGAGCAGATCGTCCCGGCCACCGCGAACCTCGACGACCCGGACGACGACGCGTCGGTGCAGGCCCTCGACATCGTGCGGCACGAGCCGCGACGGGCCACGCTCTCGGCGGCCGTCAACGACTCGTTCGGCTTCGGCGGGCACAACATCGCGCTGGTCTTCACCACCGCCTGA
- a CDS encoding DUF3145 domain-containing protein, producing the protein MQRRSTQGVVFVHACPKALCQHVEWALERVVGAPVSLSWDEQPAAHGSYRAEVAWTGAPGTGARLVAALRAWPMLRFEVTEEASHGNDGERMSYVPGQGVFRAPTSANGDIMISEQQLRHLAATAGSIEAFRHGVDELLGAAWDADLEVYRHAGDGSPVTWLHQVV; encoded by the coding sequence GTGCAGCGACGGTCAACCCAGGGTGTCGTCTTCGTGCACGCGTGCCCGAAGGCGCTCTGCCAGCACGTCGAGTGGGCGCTGGAACGCGTCGTCGGCGCGCCGGTCTCCCTGTCGTGGGACGAGCAGCCCGCGGCGCACGGTTCCTACCGTGCCGAGGTCGCCTGGACCGGCGCACCCGGAACCGGCGCCCGGCTGGTCGCTGCCCTGCGCGCGTGGCCGATGCTGCGCTTCGAGGTCACCGAGGAAGCCAGCCACGGCAACGACGGCGAGCGCATGTCCTACGTGCCGGGCCAGGGCGTCTTCCGCGCCCCGACCAGTGCCAACGGCGACATCATGATCAGCGAGCAGCAGCTGCGGCACCTCGCCGCGACCGCCGGCTCGATCGAGGCGTTCCGCCACGGCGTGGACGAACTCCTCGGAGCGGCCTGGGACGCCGACCTCGAGGTCTACCGGCACGCCGGCGACGGCAGCCCCGTCACCTGGCTGCATCAGGTCGTCTAG
- a CDS encoding VOC family protein: MTLDLFAGVPVGDYARALAWYEQLLGTPPAFVPNDTESVWELAENRYLVVEAAPEHAGHGMTTLFVDDFDTRLEEIAARGIEPAERETYGNGVRKAIFRDPDGNELGIGGGPAGQ; the protein is encoded by the coding sequence GTGACCCTCGACCTCTTCGCCGGTGTCCCGGTCGGCGACTACGCCAGGGCCCTGGCCTGGTACGAGCAGCTGCTGGGCACCCCTCCGGCCTTCGTGCCGAACGACACCGAGTCGGTGTGGGAGCTTGCCGAGAACCGCTACCTGGTTGTCGAGGCGGCGCCCGAGCACGCCGGCCACGGCATGACGACCCTGTTCGTCGACGACTTCGACACCCGGCTCGAGGAGATCGCCGCACGCGGCATCGAGCCGGCCGAGCGGGAGACCTACGGCAACGGGGTCCGGAAGGCGATCTTCCGGGATCCGGACGGCAACGAACTGGGCATCGGCGGCGGCCCGGCGGGTCAGTAG
- a CDS encoding GGDEF domain-containing protein has protein sequence MTEAAVVDRRPPRAPARTETRPGLARRVGAALRAGLYRPLAGDDDRVAYWVRHARLGVLVSELACLAVVGYVLLTDTPARHSAVILVALAPVILGCPLVLLLPLRAMMRDSRGPTLFYLWSAAETVVVVLVTRWDGGSSSPLDALLFLALTYAAVAYSPYGVVLMGAFMTLSYLIAVELPDLTTSGSFYMVSMGFFTIVCAMASANSWAVYDRQVELMRDQELLAATDPLTGIPNRRAFLERLHDAVHAAAWGHQTVLCLVDLDGFKGVNDAGGHAAGDELLKAVARALGGAVRETDTVARLGGDEFAVLADVDVAFSGEMLAERLRGAVAAVGGASGVTASVGVAEVEPGDDVEDLMHRADAAMYRSKSAGGNRVTSPAAY, from the coding sequence GTGACCGAAGCAGCGGTGGTCGACCGTCGCCCACCCCGTGCGCCCGCGCGCACCGAGACCCGGCCGGGCTTGGCCCGCCGGGTCGGCGCGGCGCTGCGCGCCGGTCTCTACCGGCCGCTGGCCGGGGACGACGACCGGGTGGCGTACTGGGTGAGGCACGCCCGCCTGGGGGTGCTGGTCAGCGAGCTGGCCTGCCTGGCGGTCGTCGGGTACGTCCTCCTCACCGACACCCCGGCGCGCCACTCGGCGGTGATCCTCGTTGCGCTCGCCCCCGTCATCCTGGGGTGCCCGCTGGTCCTGCTGCTACCGCTGCGGGCCATGATGCGCGACTCGCGCGGTCCGACGCTGTTCTACCTCTGGAGCGCGGCCGAGACCGTCGTCGTGGTGCTGGTGACCAGGTGGGACGGGGGCTCGTCCAGTCCGCTGGATGCCCTTCTCTTCCTGGCCCTGACCTACGCCGCGGTCGCCTATTCGCCCTACGGCGTCGTCCTGATGGGCGCCTTCATGACGCTCAGCTACCTGATCGCCGTCGAGCTCCCCGACCTGACGACGTCCGGTTCGTTCTACATGGTCAGCATGGGCTTCTTCACGATCGTGTGTGCGATGGCGTCGGCGAACTCGTGGGCCGTCTACGACCGGCAGGTCGAGCTCATGCGGGACCAGGAGTTGCTCGCGGCGACCGATCCGCTCACCGGGATCCCGAACCGGCGCGCCTTCCTGGAGCGTCTCCACGACGCCGTGCACGCCGCGGCCTGGGGTCACCAGACGGTGCTGTGCCTGGTCGACCTCGACGGGTTCAAGGGTGTCAACGACGCCGGTGGCCACGCGGCCGGCGACGAATTGCTGAAGGCGGTCGCCCGGGCCCTCGGCGGGGCTGTCCGCGAGACCGACACGGTCGCCCGCTTGGGCGGCGACGAGTTCGCCGTCCTGGCCGACGTCGACGTGGCGTTCTCCGGCGAGATGCTGGCCGAGCGGCTCCGCGGTGCCGTCGCGGCCGTCGGCGGCGCGAGCGGCGTGACCGCGAGCGTCGGCGTCGCCGAGGTCGAGCCGGGCGACGACGTCGAGGACCTCATGCACCGCGCGGACGCCGCCATGTACCGCTCCAAGAGCGCCGGCGGCAACCGGGTCACCAGCCCGGCGGCCTACTGA
- a CDS encoding maleylpyruvate isomerase N-terminal domain-containing protein, which translates to MDRHQGMADAGRDEVAGMVLPAWDAFIARAATVDLERPSRLPGWRAQEICVHLGCWDDHTAMADLIASARAGGTGTPPEVDAVNARVIAAHRNASRAEVLAALERNRDATANYLAKEPVELDTAPTVSVVGQIPLLSVVLGQAYELAVHGLDLVSCGAAPPPTEALQSGLAALADVTAGLAASMDITGGVTLATPDGGWGFTAGPEGWWVRRVPAGSFAGPAVEASADLLLEAASGRINPVPAVARRRLRVHDVGGLLTLAPIVQAVPGIPGGPILQLAARTVGGAGGVLGRLFGRG; encoded by the coding sequence ATGGACCGACACCAAGGGATGGCCGACGCCGGCCGCGACGAGGTCGCCGGCATGGTGCTCCCCGCGTGGGACGCCTTCATCGCCCGGGCCGCGACCGTCGACCTCGAACGGCCCTCCCGGCTCCCCGGCTGGCGAGCGCAGGAGATCTGCGTGCACCTCGGCTGCTGGGACGACCACACCGCCATGGCCGACCTCATCGCGTCCGCTCGCGCCGGCGGCACCGGCACACCGCCGGAGGTGGACGCCGTCAACGCGCGGGTGATCGCCGCGCACCGGAACGCCTCGCGGGCCGAGGTGCTGGCCGCCCTCGAGCGCAACCGCGACGCGACCGCGAACTACCTGGCGAAGGAGCCCGTCGAGCTCGACACCGCCCCGACGGTGTCCGTCGTCGGGCAGATCCCCCTGCTCAGCGTCGTCCTGGGCCAGGCGTACGAGCTGGCCGTGCACGGGCTGGACCTCGTGTCCTGCGGGGCGGCTCCGCCCCCGACCGAGGCATTGCAGTCCGGGCTGGCGGCCCTGGCCGACGTGACCGCTGGGCTGGCCGCCTCGATGGACATCACCGGCGGCGTGACCCTCGCGACGCCGGACGGCGGCTGGGGGTTCACCGCCGGGCCGGAGGGCTGGTGGGTGCGCCGGGTGCCGGCGGGGAGCTTCGCGGGCCCGGCCGTCGAGGCCTCGGCCGACCTGCTACTCGAGGCGGCGTCGGGCCGGATCAACCCGGTGCCGGCGGTCGCCCGGCGCAGGCTCCGGGTGCACGACGTCGGCGGGCTGCTCACGCTGGCACCGATCGTGCAGGCCGTGCCGGGCATCCCGGGCGGGCCGATCCTGCAGCTGGCGGCGCGGACCGTCGGCGGCGCCGGCGGCGTGCTGGGTCGGCTGTTCGGCCGCGGTTAG
- a CDS encoding TVP38/TMEM64 family protein, whose product MTPPSTWLRAAALGVVLALAAALALTLDLPSVEVLRAWVEGLGPLGWAAMALGVAAVLLAPVPRSVLSFLVGVVAGFWTGFAVCLLGGLLGALAAFGLGRGLGRPAVARFGARRLARVDRLATDRGFLAVLTGRLVPVVPFVVLSYGAGLTAVRWTPYAAATFIGLVPSTALQVGLGASAPLIVSWASAAAAVPVLAVLAVAGAIVLLRRRRRFRAPAREPVAVPVA is encoded by the coding sequence GTGACCCCGCCGAGCACCTGGCTGCGCGCGGCAGCGCTCGGCGTCGTCCTCGCGCTGGCCGCGGCGCTGGCGCTCACCCTCGACCTGCCGAGCGTGGAGGTCCTGCGGGCCTGGGTCGAGGGCCTGGGCCCGCTGGGCTGGGCGGCCATGGCGCTCGGGGTGGCGGCGGTGCTGCTGGCCCCCGTGCCCCGCTCGGTGCTGTCGTTCCTCGTCGGCGTCGTGGCCGGCTTCTGGACCGGCTTCGCCGTCTGCCTGCTCGGTGGTCTGCTGGGTGCGCTGGCCGCCTTCGGTCTCGGTCGCGGGCTGGGCCGCCCCGCGGTGGCCCGCTTCGGCGCCCGGCGACTGGCGCGGGTCGACCGGCTGGCCACCGACCGCGGCTTCCTCGCCGTCCTCACCGGGCGGCTGGTGCCGGTCGTGCCGTTCGTCGTCCTCAGCTACGGAGCGGGCCTGACGGCGGTGCGGTGGACGCCGTACGCGGCGGCGACGTTCATCGGCCTGGTGCCCAGCACCGCCCTGCAGGTGGGGCTTGGGGCCTCGGCACCGCTGATCGTCTCGTGGGCCTCTGCGGCGGCGGCCGTCCCGGTGCTGGCCGTCCTCGCGGTCGCGGGGGCCATCGTGCTCCTCCGGCGGCGACGCCGGTTCCGGGCGCCTGCCCGCGAGCCGGTCGCCGTCCCGGTCGCCTAA